The sequence GGGCGCCATCTCGTTGGAGATGATGCCCTCGTTGATACCGACCATCCCGAATGCCAAGGCTTCACCAACGCGCCAGATCCGCCCGATGTCACGGGCGTAGAAGTAGGCAGCGAGGCCGAATTCCGTGTCGTTAGCGATCTCGATCGCCTCGTCTTCGGTCCTAAAGCGCATAATCGGCGCGACGGGTCCGAAGATCTCCTCCCGAAAACCGCGCATCTCTCGGGTCACACCCGTCAGCACCGTGGGCTGCACAAAGCACTCCCCAAGGTCCGCGCGTGCACCGCCGGTCACCACCGTCGCGCCCTTCTCCCGCGCGTCGTCGATGAAACCCATGACGTCGCTCGCCGCACGACTGTCGATCAGGGGGCCTAGGTCCACGGCCGGCTCCGCACCATTACCCAGGCGAAGGGCCTTCGCAGCAGCCGCGAAGCGGTCGACGAACGCTTCGAACACCCCGTCCTGCACTAGCAGGCGGTTGGCGCACACGCAGGTTTGCCCTGCGTTGCGAAACTTCGCGCGCAGGGCACCTTCGACCGCGGCCTCGAGGTCCGCATCGTCGAATACGATGAAGGGCGCGTTGCCGCCCAACTCCATGGACGTGCGCTTCATGGTGCCAGCGCACGCCTGCGTGAGCTGCTTGCCCACGGGCGTGGAGCCCGTGAAGGTGAGCTTGCGTACGATGGGGCTCGCGGTCAGTGTGCTGCCGATCTGGTCCGTGCGTCCGGTCACCACGTTGATGACGCCGGGCGGTATGCCCGCACGTGT is a genomic window of Pseudomonadota bacterium containing:
- a CDS encoding NAD-dependent succinate-semialdehyde dehydrogenase, with the translated sequence MTLSLDDVGLLRTQAYIDGQWTDAEDGSTRPVHNPATGEIIARVANCGAHETERAIAAAAAAMPAWRARPIKERAALLRAWFERMLQAQEDLAQLLTTEQGKPLAEARGEIAYGASYIEWFAEEAKRLYGDVIPAPGADKRLLMIRQPVGVVACITPWNFPNAMLTRKIAPALAAGCTVVCKPANATPLSAYAFVELATRAGIPPGVINVVTGRTDQIGSTLTASPIVRKLTFTGSTPVGKQLTQACAGTMKRTSMELGGNAPFIVFDDADLEAAVEGALRAKFRNAGQTCVCANRLLVQDGVFEAFVDRFAAAAKALRLGNGAEPAVDLGPLIDSRAASDVMGFIDDAREKGATVVTGGARADLGECFVQPTVLTGVTREMRGFREEIFGPVAPIMRFRTEDEAIEIANDTEFGLAAYFYARDIGRIWRVGEALAFGMVGINEGIISNEMAPFGGVKESGQGREGSRYGLDDYTEMKYLCMGGIDR